AGACGGAGCGCAGCAGATCGGGAGAGGCGGGAACGACGGACTGAGCGGTACCGAGGGCGGGCGTGGCCGTCATGGACCTGTCCTTCTGCGGGAGTCGGCGAGCTGGGCGGTGGTTGCTCAACGGCCCGGACAGCGCGCGCTCGCGGTGCGCACGAGGTCCACGTGGACCCGCGCGTGGAGAAGGAGTTCCGGAGGCATAGGGTCAGGTTGACGATAGATGGCGGGCGCAGTCAAGTGGCTCCGGGCATCTGGGAGATGCGTCACCGAACACACCATCAGCGGCGGTAACGGATAGCCGGAAGACCTCAAACGGCCTCCCCCAGCGCGGCGATGACCGCTTCCTTGCGCGGCTGCCCGGTCGCCCGCCGCACGATCCGCCCGTCGGCGTCGAGCACCAGCACGGTGGGCGTCTTGAGAATGTCGAGCTTCCGTACGAGGTCCAGGTGCTCCTCGGCGTCGATCTCGACGTGGGTGACGCCGGGGACGAGGCCGGCCACCTCACCGAGGACGCGGCGGGTGGCCCGGCAGGGCGCGCAGAACGCGCTGGAGAACTGGACGAGCGTCGCCCGCTCGCCGAGGCTCTCGCCCAACTCGGCGGCGCCGAGCCGTTTTCCGTCGTCTCGCACGCGCACGCGTACTCTCCCGCTCCGCCGCCGATGCAGCACTCCGAACGCGCTCGACGCCGCGAGCACCGCCACGCACATCACGATTCCGGTCATCCCCGGCTGCAGCGTTCATCAGACTGCAAAGATTCCCGACTGCTCGAATCGTTTCTGCTGCGGAATGCTGTGCTCCATGGACATCGATGTGAGAGGGCCGCGGTTCGGAGCGGCCGTGACGGCCGTCGTGCTGGCGGTCGTACTGGTCACCGGGGGCGGGTGGCTGCTGGCCTGGCAGACGCTGGCGTTCGCGCTGGGCGCGGCCGGCGGGGTGGGGCGCTCCCCGTACGGTCTGCTGTTCCGCCGGGTGGTCCGTCCGCGGCTCGGCCCGCCGACGGAGTTCGAGGCTCCCGAGCCGCCGCGGTTCGCGCAGACGGTCGGGCTCGTCTTCGCGGGCGTGGGACTGGCCGGGTTCACGCTGGGTGTGGAGTGGCTCGGGCTCGTCGCGACCGGGGCGGCACTGGCGGCCGCGTTTTTGAACGCCGCGTTCGGGTACTGCCTGGGATGCGAGCTGTACCTGGTCGTACGACGGGTGACTCCGCGCGCGGAGTAAAGGAGACATGAAGGCGGACGTAAAGGCACAGCAAAAGCGCGAGGTGGATCACTGGACGACGTGACGAGTGTCTCGCCGATCACAGGCACGAGGACTGGCCACCCGTCCGTTCTTGGGGCACGATCTGCGCAACGCTGTAAAACCTACGGCTGCGTAACTTCCCGCCGGGGACCCCTTCCCAGGCAGAACACAGAGAAGGGTCATCCCCGTCCATGGCTGAGTTTGTCTACCGTCCCGCCATCGGTCTCGCCCGGACACTGTTCAAGACCTGGGACCTGAAGATCGACCTCAAGGGGTCGGAGAACATCCCGCGCTCGGGTGGGGCGGTGCTGGTGAGCAACCACATCGGCTACCTGGATTTCATCTTCGACGGTCTCGCGGCTCTTCCGCAGAAGCGTCTGGTGCGCTTCATGGCGAAGGAGTCGGTGTTCCGGCACAAGGTGTCCGGCCCGCTGATGCGGAACATGAAGCACATCCCGGTGGACCGCAAGAACGGCGAACTGGCGTACGCGCACGCGCTGGACTCGCTGCGCTCCGGCGAGATCGTCGGTGTCTTCCCCGAGGCCACGATCTCGCAGTCGTTCACCCTGAAGAGCTTCAAGTCCGGCGCCGCGCGGATGGCCCAGGAGGCGGGCGTCCCGCTGATCCCGATGGCCGTGTGGGGGACGCAGCGCCTGTGGACCAAGGGTCACCCGCGCAACTTCAAGCGCAGCCACATCCCGATCACGATCCGGGTCGGCGAAGCCATAGAGGCCTCCCGCGACAAGTACGCGGGCGCGATCACCCGCCAGCTGCGCGAGCGCGTCAACGAGCTTCTGGAAGCCGCCCAGCGCGCCTACCCGGTCCGCCCCAAGGGCCCGGACGACACGTGGTGGATGCCGGCTCACCTCGGCGGTACGGCCCCGACCCCGGAGCAGGTCCGCGAGGCCGAGGCACGCTGATCCCCCCGGGGGCTGTTGGGCTAGGTTGTTCGTTCGCTGCGGGCCCGTGGGGGCTGGTCGCGCAGTTCCTCGCGCCCCTACAGGGCCGCCCTGATCGTGATCCTCGACCCGGGGCTGAACTTCTCCAGTAGTTCCGCCAGTTCGGCGGCGGCGGTCTGTGACTCCTGGGGCGTCATCGGGGGGAGGCACTCCAGGAGGAAGATCGCGGACGTGGTGCGCTCGGTGAGTCGGGTGCGTGGGCCCTGGCGCCAGTTCCAGCGGCGGCACGTCACGCCCTCCTCGTCGCACCAGACCACCTCACCCGCGTCGGGGTGCTCGATGACCTCCTCGCCGCCCGCCACGGTCACGAAGTCCTCGGCGCCGGTGGCGCGTACGAGGCGCATCCCGCCCCGGAT
This genomic interval from Streptomyces sp. B21-083 contains the following:
- a CDS encoding DUF4395 domain-containing protein, whose protein sequence is MDIDVRGPRFGAAVTAVVLAVVLVTGGGWLLAWQTLAFALGAAGGVGRSPYGLLFRRVVRPRLGPPTEFEAPEPPRFAQTVGLVFAGVGLAGFTLGVEWLGLVATGAALAAAFLNAAFGYCLGCELYLVVRRVTPRAE
- a CDS encoding TlpA family protein disulfide reductase — protein: MTGIVMCVAVLAASSAFGVLHRRRSGRVRVRVRDDGKRLGAAELGESLGERATLVQFSSAFCAPCRATRRVLGEVAGLVPGVTHVEIDAEEHLDLVRKLDILKTPTVLVLDADGRIVRRATGQPRKEAVIAALGEAV
- a CDS encoding lysophospholipid acyltransferase family protein, producing the protein MAEFVYRPAIGLARTLFKTWDLKIDLKGSENIPRSGGAVLVSNHIGYLDFIFDGLAALPQKRLVRFMAKESVFRHKVSGPLMRNMKHIPVDRKNGELAYAHALDSLRSGEIVGVFPEATISQSFTLKSFKSGAARMAQEAGVPLIPMAVWGTQRLWTKGHPRNFKRSHIPITIRVGEAIEASRDKYAGAITRQLRERVNELLEAAQRAYPVRPKGPDDTWWMPAHLGGTAPTPEQVREAEAR